The Solenopsis invicta isolate M01_SB chromosome 12, UNIL_Sinv_3.0, whole genome shotgun sequence DNA window GATCGAATgtattctttgaaaattttactaCAAGAGAAATCGGATAATATGGTTAAATTGCAAGCAGATTATGAGTTGCTTAAGGTATGTACATAATTGTATCAACATTTAATACATAATAGAATAGAAAACAATTTGCATCTATTAAGATATTAATCACATTTTTACTGCAGaatgaaaattctatattaaagAATCAGAACGACATTATTGAAGTTCGAACTAAAGAAGATATCTTACAATTGAAAGAAAAGGTAACGTTGGTAATGTACacataacaatttatatatttttgtttaaaaagttatgaatgttttattactttttttatgaaacttatTTAGCTCAAAGAGGCACGCATAAAATTGCGCCGGGTAGAAGACAATTATAATCAAATGATAGAAGATTTCAATAAGGTTCAGAAACAACTAATGTCTGTAACAAAACGAGAAGTTGATTTGCAAGAATCGTTAACGATTATggtaataattatgaaacagattttattgtatattaaaaaattatgtaagctattcgtgaaaattatttatttcatttaggAAAAAGATTATCATTCTAAGACTGTAGAAGTAGAAAATGAAGCAGTCCGTCTTCGCAATTTAGTGGACAAACTAGGCAAAGAATTGGAAGAGACCAGAACAACACTTGCAGCGAAAGATAGGGAACTTTGTCAAGCGCAAGATAAATGCAAGAGTTACACTGATCATTTGGATAGCATACGTCAAGATGTACGTTTATATGTTACTTAATaattttccattaaaataatGATGGATGAAATAAATCTTTGACTCGCTGTTTCTAgcttgagagagaaaaaaaggaattaacGAAGGCCGAAAATGTAAACTGTAACTTGATTCAACAGTTGCAGGGATACATGACAGAGAATTATCATCTCGATCGACAGAAAGTTTCACTTGAACGAAATAATTCTACGTACATAATTGAAGTACTCCTTTTtgtttcttaaacattttttaattttcactgCATTATGTATAATCATAATCAGTAGCCATTATTTCGATtctaattatacattttttttaacttaatgaTAACTCCTAATTTCAAGCTGTTTTGTTCATTAGTTACAAGATATGCGCAAATCCTTGCTCGAGTTGGAAAAAGAATGTCATTTGAAGGACTGCTCTCTAACATACATGTCAGCTGATTTAACTGAAACAGCTATAAGTAGATCAGAACTCTGCAAGAAATCTCAGTATATAGTTTCGTGCATCCGTGATTGCATGGAACAACAGAAAAAGTATAATGAAACTCTagtaaaaaatttggaaaataagcAACAACTTCTGGTACAACTTGCATTCGAGAAAaagtaagtataatatatttaataattcaaataaataaataaatttatatatatatatatatatatatatatatatatttcaatgaaaattatatttttagagctctattaattaaaatcaggaaaatgaagagaattAATCTATTGGCACAGAAACAGAAAAAAACGCATAAGTTAATTGGTAAAAGTTTCAGAAAAACGCacataaatgattatatatCACCATTGAATTGTACAGATTTACGCAAGGTTGGtaacttgtttaaaaaaaaaggaaatctTAGCACTACTTGATATTTAACTGCTTTATGGTTGTGTTTTTAGAGATATTCAGTGAAGCCGATCAAAATTGGTCGGCGTACATCAACATGCGGCAATTCATGGTGGTTTCCTAAGATGGAACACTTAATAAATGAGGTTCGAAAGAACAATCAGTGGTggaatgaaaattttaagaatgaAACGGAATCAGACATTTCATTGGAAGAAAACCGTGATTACGGTTATCAATCATCTTCTACAAGCAAATAAAAGAGAACAGgggatttattttgataaagacTGAAGAAATGGTATCAGATGGAAGAAATGGAAATTTAACGCGTTTGAATACGTAGAAATTTGTAACGCGATTTATGTTGATTTGTACTGCGTCttcttttataattgtaaacgtaattttctatatacgagtgtatgtgtgtgtgtgtgtgtgtgtgtgtcacgcacacacacacacacgcgcgcgcgcgcgcacgcgcacgcacgcacgcatataaaatatattaccaaatgtaatccatttttttaaaaatagaacgtTTTTTGTGTAACGTGTGCGGGTATTCATTCATTTCTGTCATCCAATCGCATAACGATACAGTAATGCGTCGTACAAACGAGATGCAATAATacgatattttctaaatatactttgcgaaaaaattcaagtattatTCCACCTTGATTCGGTGTAAATATTTCTGCGCATTTTGGTGGATcctagaatttttaaatacgaaaaataaatatactcgaaatacgaaaataatatcaatataaaatcaaaaatattaatataataaaatactctATTATTTACCATAACAGTGCATTCGAGAACGCGTTCGAAGAAATATTTGTACGCTTCCTCAGCTGTGTTCCAATAGTTtgcagtataaaaattatgagttaaaagtatcaatttcataattctCGCAATTTGTTCGTCAGTGAATAGATTCTtcctgaaatataaaaaaatactgtttCTCTAAGCTGTTAGCTGTTatgtaaattagaaataaaaaaagattaattacgACATGTATGAAATAAAGATATCccatttaattaagaatatggataaacgttaaatattttacttgaaaaatttgaaagtttgccataaaagttttacaagtatctctttgtttttctctttatatGGTAAGTCAGATAAAATCTTTTCATCTGAAAAAGCAGTGCATATTTATCGCGTGCATATGTATACGATTTGGAAATATAGTACagatgcaataaattataagaggCATCTATTTCCTACTATAATTTGTTGcctgttattatatttttatcaagttaTATTATTAGCAAtcctaataatttaatcaaaattcaaagttttacCAAGAAATAGCAAAACTGATTTTCGATCTTCTTGCTTTCTCATATAAGCTACATCTTCGGTTGTTATCAACTTAAAAGACAGATGACCGCATTGACTATGCAACAGCGGTGCACTGTGGAATTTCCAAGGTCCACATACGTCATCTGCATTATTTTCCAACTCAGGCATAGAACTTGCTTCCCTAGATAAAATTCCATCATCCGAAGTAGTGCTCTCGGATATAGACTTGTACTCTATATCTATTATCACATTCGTTTTATCAGACTCGCTGTCACACACGTCATTCATTTCTACAGCAAATTCCATTATTCCAGTATTTCATAATGATCTGTATAGATAATTGATAGCATGTCTACATTGTCTACTGAAGACAGAAGTATATTAATATGATGTATCGAGTGAATATATGAGTAAAtccatattaacaaaaaagaaatatctttaaaagaaaaacaataaatcGTCTAATTTGTCTGTATAGATCTATGTTTTCTACAGAGTTCCGGTTCGAATAAATAGGCAACATTGTCAAGAGCCGTCGTAATATTCacaagtttattttttgctgtttaatcttttataattcattatgagttatcaataaaattaatatacaatatattttagagCAAGAAATTGTTATACGTGTTACAAACTAAGAAAGGAAATACATAGTAATAGCAGCAGGAATAGCCTCTCCTATCTTACAAGATCTCCGCGTGCCAAAAATTCATTAGATGttgcatattttaaatgtattgttaCTTTATCAGTATTTACGGTAATATTAACggtgtattatatttttattaattattattattatttattatcattagcatttatatacttattacatatataaatcatatttacctatatgatttataatatataatgtgtatttatatatatttatatatttataacgaaCACCGCCCATTACACTACTAGAATTACAAATGGGAGCTTTCTTTTTTACCACCTCTTAATAGATCTGATACTCAAAATAGATGATATATCGTCGATTACATTGAGACGCAGACTCTTAGTCAAATCACTCGAGCAAAATGTTTTGCAAATATCCCACACTCAGTTCACTTCCCACTCTGTATTTTTCCCCTGTTGTGTGTCTTCCTCTCAAATTCATCGTAGCACACTCGTGGTGTACTTATCTTTGTAGATTATAGTACATATCTGTAATCAGAAATAGATAGCGCGTCTACTGCAACATTATTCTAAATACGTATAAATGCAGgtttaattaagataattggaAATAACATCAACAGCAATTTAGCTTAATTAAGTTTTGCAGAACGtcaaaactatacaaaattgtGTCGATAACAATTTGTGTTATTGCatcaaagtgtaaattttttcaaattaacaatttacaaCTTACCTAATTTAATCAAGAACATTTCTGAGAAACAAATTTCCTCCATAGaaataaaacagtaataaattattgttctaCTAGCGTGTATAttgttgataattattttgaagtgTAATGCAAAATGTACAGCTTACGaacgtaataaaaaatcatcttttccattacatttacataaatgataAGGAGAATAAGTCACAATATACGATTCCATAATGTACTGTATTACATTTGTTGAATATCTACAATGCACAAGACCATAGCtactataaaacattttatttgcctgatgaatattgaaaatttctctATACAGGAATAATAGAACCTACCTGTGTAATTTTTAACAGAATATATCTAAATAGTCGTATCTCATTAAAgcggaaataaaaataaatatataattaggaTACAACAATATTGAGAGATTAAAGACAAGGATTGCATcctgagaattttttttataacaattttttaaacagctttacctattattattattattattacaaaataatatttcaaatatacaaTCCAATGATACGAATCATTGCACAGGAAATGGGGAGCATTATCGTAAATTACAAGAAACATTTCCACAAATTTGCACAATACAGATATCATGCATATGTATTCTTGTAGCACCTTTATCAGTCAGAAATTAGTGTCCTCCAAAAAGAAAGGAAacctttacaaatttataatatctataaatatatagtgtCACATGAATGCTACAATGTGCCTAAGGGATATCTAGTGccttatattaaataacttcTCTTTTCACGAAATTTTGAATAGTGcacttaaattatataattatgaataaatatacaataaaatgagAGGAaactaataaaagaatattatgcTTTTAGACATAGATTACAACTTTTACATGCAAATGATGAAACTCTGACTTTAATAATAAAGCTGACACAGTAATGTATAAATGCTATTTAAATCTAGTAGAAAtacattaaaagaatattaaaggTTTGTTATTAAACGATTGATAATAACGACACCATATAATATCCTTTGAATGCAATGATAAAAGATTTTGgctaaagaattattttaataagagtaTATGGAatcattatattaaatgtttgtaTTGAATAGTTTGAACAAATATATtgctaaaagaaaaattctccaaaaaataagtataaatagatacattattaatatggAAACATCATAAAATTTAGAATCGTTTTCTTCACATAcacattttttgtgtaaatcATCCTTTAATTACAAGAAACCGTCAATGTTTAGCTAAATATTATACAGCAACATTACAATTACATTTGTATCctgcatattataaatttgatggttatatatatatatatatatatatatatatatatatatatatatatatattggatTTTACTTTCAATCCAAGCTCTTTATTTTTTCGCCTATATATTTCAGCCTGTCCTTTATTTACTGTTtcagtaaataataaagaagGTAAAAGtcgacagagagaaagaaaattatacgctataaaaaatatcataaacataacaagaaatataattacTCTATGAAAACTGCATGACTACTGATATCCCGTTATTACGATGCTAATGCAAAAATCTgctaaaagcattttaaagtgcAGATGTGTCTACTCTATGCAATATCAAATCAATATATTCCCGTTTTCCCCGTTCTTCTTTTTGATCGCGCTTTCTTCATTATATATtctagtattataaaaatatgttgttacACTGAATATGCGTGTTTGATTCGTAACATATTCATTAGGCGTATATCAAACATTTGCTGGTTTCTCTCATCCGTGGAATAATGTCTCTCatcaattcaattaattttaaagataatatatatgtatatatattcaaataatgtaaaaatatagatacgAATATATTGTGAGACACATACGGATTTAGATAATCACTTGCAGCAATTGCCGGTTGCTGCCTTTTGCCCATCTGACTCCACTAGTCGACGGCCTTGACCACTCGTACTTGCGCTTCCCGATTGTTCGTTTTTAGGAAGCTTTTTAgctgtaaaaataattgtttcgtTGTAGCAAAACTATATCAATGTCTTTTAAAATTGacacttaaaaataaactttccaaaaatattttttactactGTTCAACATAATGTATTATCAGCAGATATAAAGTTGCGGTTACCatgcattttaattaatgataacgCGTAACACAAGATGGAATAATATTGCTGATTACATActcatattatcaaataaaacgagaaattttaACAGCGTTTAAAACTCaactaataatacatatatgacTTAAGAGTACCAATGTTACTTTTACTCAATTTTTATGCAGTTATTCATGATAATGTATAATTCAATTTTGACACaggaaaaaagtatataaaactcACCAATTGCAAGAAATATGTCGTTAACATTCATCGCCGTCTTAGCAGATGTTTCCATGAAAAGAAGGCCATTTTCATCTGCATACGTTTGAGCTTCATCATACTCGACGACTCTCTTATTTGCCAAATCTGCCTTGTTTCCAGCTAATGCTATTACTATGCTTGGACTGGCTTGGCGCTGCAATTCCTTTACCCATGTTTGGGCACGTGAGAAT harbors:
- the LOC105202715 gene encoding uncharacterized protein LOC105202715 isoform X1 — translated: MEFAVEMNDVCDSESDKTNVIIDIEYKSISESTTSDDGILSREASSMPELENNADDVCGPWKFHSAPLLHSQCGHLSFKLITTEDVAYMRKQEDRKSVLLFLDEKILSDLPYKEKNKEILVKLLWQTFKFFKKNLFTDEQIARIMKLILLTHNFYTANYWNTAEEAYKYFFERVLECTVMDPPKCAEIFTPNQGGIILEFFRKVYLENIVLLHLVCTTHYCIVMRLDDRNE
- the LOC105202715 gene encoding ras-related protein Rab-5C isoform X2, yielding MANRGTAQRPNGSTQGKICQFKLVLLGESAVGKSSLVLRFVKGQFHEYQESTIGAAFLTQTVCLDDTTVKFEIWDTAGQERYHSLAPMYYRGAQAAIVVYDITNQDTFSRAQTWVKELQRQASPSIVIALAGNKADLANKRVVEYDEAQTYADENGLLFMETSAKTAMNVNDIFLAIAKKLPKNEQSGSASTSGQGRRLVESDGQKAATGNCCK